The Catalinimonas alkaloidigena genomic sequence GATGGCAATGACGCCCGGCTCCAGTTTGACCGATGCTGCCGCTTCTTCTGTTAGTATAGCCTTGTATTCTTCCAGATAGGCCGGTTCAATTTCAATTTCTGCAATACGGATCATGGGGCGGCCTTCCGCCAATTTTTGCTGCGCCGAAGCGGGAAAAGCACCAACCATCATTAATACCAGACTCAAAAGAGAAATGAGTGGATTAAGAGCTTTAGTCTTAAAATCAGGACTTTGAATTATCATCATATTTTAGATAAATGTATTTGGGCGACATCTCCAGTGGATACTGTCCGCTGGGTGGCATTCCGCATCTGCTATTTGATCACTTCTATTTTTTGTAGCCACTTCGTTACTTCCTTTTCCGCTTCTTCTGCTTTTTTGCCTTGCATCACAAATAAAATTCCATCTCTCTCTATGCCTCCTTTGATAGAAAACCTTTCCATTATATTAGCATCAGGACACATTTCCTCTACCGTTTCAAAGCTGCTTCCCACGCCATACCCGGCATTGGTGTTGAAGGGGATGACGGTTTTCCCACTTAAATCATACTGATGCAAAAAACTTTTCATGGGTGGAGGAAGTCGCATACCCCAAGTCGGGAATCCCAGGAAGATGGTATCGTATTTGTCCATCTCAATCTTGGTTTTCAAAGGCGGCAAAAAACCATTTTCGTTCTCTTCGGCCACTTGATTTACAATGGCATCATAATCTTCAGGATAAGGTATTTCTAATTCAAGTGACACCAACTTTCCCCCTACTTTTTCATGTATCATTTCCGCAATGGCTTTGGTATTGTTGGTGCGGGATAAATAGACAATCAATACTTTGTCGGGATCAAAAACAGCATCGGTTTTAGTATGGATATCCTCAATTTGGGCGGAGGAACAAGCCGCAATCAAAAGAAAAAATGCTAGAAGCAGGTGCGCTAAAAATGTGGTTATGTTCATTATAAAGACGTTATATAGGACACCAGCAGGGCCACCTCTTCCCCCGCAAGCTGACTTTCGTAGCTCGGCATGACGGGCATATAACCCGCCACAATTTTCGCGTTTGCATTTATGATCGACTCGCGAAGATATGCTTCGTCCGCCGTTACCGTACGGCCATCCTGCAGAGTTACCTCGCTTCCGTAAAGGTCATACAGGGGCGGACCGGTAGAAGCCGAGGCATTCGGATCAACGCTATGGCATGTATCGCACTCCATCCGGCGAAAGAGCGCCGTACCGGTGAGCGATGTAGCGGCCGCCGTCTCGGCAAGAGGCACCCCGGTCGTGTCCGCTGGCATCGCCTCCGCCGTAGTGTTATCCGCCGGTGCTGCTTTTCCGGTGTATACCACGCGCCAGATGCGGCCCTTTTTATAATCGGAGATATAGAGCGCGCCGTCCGGTCCTGTGGACAGGGCCCATCGGGCGGTATTCTGCCGCGCCCCGGTCAGGGATAGGAGCTACCCCGGCAAAACCATCAGCAAAGGTCTCGTAGTCGCCGGAAGGCTGCCCGTTTTCGAAGGGCACGAAGACGACCTTATAGCCGCCCTGGGGAAGTGGAGCACGGTTCCAGGAACCGATGAAGGCGATGAAAGCGCCGCCCTGGTAGCGTTCAGGGAACTGCTTGCCCGTGTAAAAGAGCAGGTCGTTGGGCGCCCAGTGGCCGGGAAAACCAATGACAGGTTCTTCAAACTCACCGGCATACTTGCTTTCAGCAATGAGTATTTCTCCGTTGCCACCATATTCCGGGGAAAGCATAAGCGTATTCTTTACATGATCGTAGTATCCGTAGGGCCAACTAAACCGGTCGTCTTCATTTACCTTATACATGACTTCGGAGGGGAGTTCGGCACTCTCCTCGACAGTGTAGTAGTCCGGCCAGAGCGTGTGCAGCTGATCGCGCCCGTGCTGCATGACGTAGAGCGCATCGTTATCAATATTCCACTCGAGGCCGACGACGTTGCGCAGGCCCGTGGCATAGCGCGCCTCCGCGCTGAAGGTCTGCCCAGTTTGGTTGGCATCGAAGCGCCATATGCCGCCGTGTTCCTCCAACAGCGGGCAGGGTTCTATTCCCGGAGACCCCGGAGTGCGTTCCTGCTCCTGACAAGCGTTGGATGGCGCACCCACCGCCACGTAGAGGTTGCCACTGTTGTCGAAGGCAAAGGATTTGGATGCGTGGGAACCCTGCTCCGGAAAACCCTTGACAACGATCTCCGGCCCACCTTCGGGGACAAGTGCGCCGCCTTCGGGCATTGGCCAGCGATAGACGGCCGTGGTGTTGGAGGCCCAGATATAGCCGTTGTGGATAGCCATACCCGTCTCCCACAGAATACCATCACCCGTCCCGGTCATATCACTGAAGTACTGGATGACGTCTGCCCGGAAGTCGCCCGTGGTGTCGCGCAAGGCCACAATGCCACCCTCCTCGCTGCGTGTCTTCATATAGATGTCTCCGTTGGGTGCCACGGCGATGTGACGCGCGCTATGATCGTCGCGCAGGCCCAGGCTATCAATCACCAGCGTCGCACAAAATCCTTCCGGCAAGGTAATGCCACCGTTGTCGGGAGCACACACAATCTCAGTACTTACCTCCTCCTGGGTCTGCTCGGCACATCCCGCCATGAGCAGCGTCGCGAAAAGGTACAGCATAGACAGGCAGGGCTTGCGCAGGGCATACGAATGGGATAGGTACCAGTCGTGTTTTTTAAGGATGATGTTTTGAATGTCCATACTATGGATGTTTTAAATTTGACTAATTTGTTAGTCGAGTGGTATAAAGGCGAGACCGTTGTTTTGATTCATCGGGATCACCAGTTGGTTGGTCCCGGCATCGTAGCACATGGAGGCGGCATTCGGAATGTTACTGGCGATCAACTCGGCGGGCTCACCGGGACGTATACGGGAAACTCCTCCCTGCCTTACACTGCATATATATTTTGTGCCATCGGGCATGATCACCAGACCATCGCTTCCTGCCTGAGCAGCGTTTTCAGTTTTCAACAATTCCCCGCTTTCTGAAAATGTCAGTACCCCGGTGTTTCCAAAATTAGCCACGACGATATTTCCATCCGGATCAAAGGCAATACCGTTGGGTGCGTTGAGCGGCTTGCCCTGCACAAAAATAGTTGTCTCACCATCAGGTGTTACCTTCCATACCATCCAGGTATCGGGATTGGGATTTTCACCGGAAAAATCACCCGTCTGGGTGGCGTAAATGGTGCCATCTTCCTTCACTTCGATGTCGTTGATCCAGGGAGAATCCTCTATTCGGATTTCCTTTACAGGCTCACCCGTCTTCATGTCAAACTGACGAATGACGGCAACACTGGGATCATCATCACTGGTACCGCCATCACGATCAGCCACGTAGAGCAGGCCATTCATGATATCACTACCGAACGGCTCATTTAATACAAGGGGAGGGTGCAGGGTTTTTCGTTCATCGGAATTCTGAAGCCCGATCCATCGTAGGGTGTGCACCGATCCGTCATGGTTGATGAGGGAAACCCAGGCATCATTGGTTTGGACGTTCTGTGGCGCACCCCGGTTGGGTACCACAATGACACCCCGCTCCGGGTCATACGAACAACTTTCTGCTCCGTAGATGCCCCCATAGACTTTTACGTTCGATGAGATCGGCTCGAAGGTGCCATCAGCAGAGGGCATACCGATCGGATTTCCTACAGAATAAGACTTCGTCTCCTGCGTCTGCTGTGCAAATACCGAATCGGCTATGAGACTAACCACCATCACAATGGCAAAAATAAACTGGCGTATCATATTTGCCTTTTTAGGATTTCTTTTTTTCATAATTTATTGTTTAATTCTACTACTTTTCAATTTCATGCGTGTCACGTACACTGCTGAATGTCAAGTCCAACAGCTTCCAATCTTCATTTTGCTTTTTGTAGATTTCGGTCACAGTAAACTCATTTGACACCTCATTGCCCCTTACCACAGCCTGTAGTGTAATACGGTTCCAAAGGATGGCAGTGTCGTCAAAAAGTTCTACAGCAACATCATGTACTTCCGCATTCTTATACCAAATGCTTCCGGTTTCAATGATCTCCAGCTCTCTAACTTTTTTCCAGGTTCCACTCATATGAACAAATTTTGACTTGTCGTGGAAGAGTGTGGCAAGCTCATCTACATTTTTGTCTGCCATCCACTCCCACTTTTGTTTT encodes the following:
- a CDS encoding putative quinol monooxygenase, giving the protein MMIIQSPDFKTKALNPLISLLSLVLMMVGAFPASAQQKLAEGRPMIRIAEIEIEPAYLEEYKAILTEEAAASVKLEPGVIAIFPMYPKESPSMVRILEIYASQAAYEQHLKTPHFQKYKTTTLNMVKSLKLVDMEAMDEASMPIMFRKLKEDQ
- a CDS encoding flavodoxin family protein gives rise to the protein MNITTFLAHLLLAFFLLIAACSSAQIEDIHTKTDAVFDPDKVLIVYLSRTNNTKAIAEMIHEKVGGKLVSLELEIPYPEDYDAIVNQVAEENENGFLPPLKTKIEMDKYDTIFLGFPTWGMRLPPPMKSFLHQYDLSGKTVIPFNTNAGYGVGSSFETVEEMCPDANIMERFSIKGGIERDGILFVMQGKKAEEAEKEVTKWLQKIEVIK
- a CDS encoding c-type cytochrome — its product is MPADTTGVPLAETAAATSLTGTALFRRMECDTCHSVDPNASASTGPPLYDLYGSEVTLQDGRTVTADEAYLRESIINANAKIVAGYMPVMPSYESQLAGEEVALLVSYITSL
- a CDS encoding PQQ-dependent sugar dehydrogenase, with protein sequence MDIQNIILKKHDWYLSHSYALRKPCLSMLYLFATLLMAGCAEQTQEEVSTEIVCAPDNGGITLPEGFCATLVIDSLGLRDDHSARHIAVAPNGDIYMKTRSEEGGIVALRDTTGDFRADVIQYFSDMTGTGDGILWETGMAIHNGYIWASNTTAVYRWPMPEGGALVPEGGPEIVVKGFPEQGSHASKSFAFDNSGNLYVAVGAPSNACQEQERTPGSPGIEPCPLLEEHGGIWRFDANQTGQTFSAEARYATGLRNVVGLEWNIDNDALYVMQHGRDQLHTLWPDYYTVEESAELPSEVMYKVNEDDRFSWPYGYYDHVKNTLMLSPEYGGNGEILIAESKYAGEFEEPVIGFPGHWAPNDLLFYTGKQFPERYQGGAFIAFIGSWNRAPLPQGGYKVVFVPFENGQPSGDYETFADGFAGVAPIPDRGAAEYRPMGPVHRTGRRALYLRL
- a CDS encoding SMP-30/gluconolactonase/LRE family protein; amino-acid sequence: MHTLRWIGLQNSDERKTLHPPLVLNEPFGSDIMNGLLYVADRDGGTSDDDPSVAVIRQFDMKTGEPVKEIRIEDSPWINDIEVKEDGTIYATQTGDFSGENPNPDTWMVWKVTPDGETTIFVQGKPLNAPNGIAFDPDGNIVVANFGNTGVLTFSESGELLKTENAAQAGSDGLVIMPDGTKYICSVRQGGVSRIRPGEPAELIASNIPNAASMCYDAGTNQLVIPMNQNNGLAFIPLD
- a CDS encoding nuclear transport factor 2 family protein, whose amino-acid sequence is MKRSMIGLLFIIMSAQMSLAQNATTEQELKELSKQKWEWMADKNVDELATLFHDKSKFVHMSGTWKKVRELEIIETGSIWYKNAEVHDVAVELFDDTAILWNRITLQAVVRGNEVSNEFTVTEIYKKQNEDWKLLDLTFSSVRDTHEIEK